A single genomic interval of Halorubrum aethiopicum harbors:
- the thrC gene encoding threonine synthase: MDHVETLECTLCGAEYDPDQVIYTCPNHPGVKGILDVTYDYDAVVDRFDEPLDGDIRSQWKYRAFLPVADESEPVTLGEGGTPLLDTPRLGTELGVDLRVKDDGRNPTGVLKDRATAVSVTKAREFGREVVTCASTGNAAASLAGFAARGGLDCRLFVPGDAPEGKLAQPLVYGADVLGVKGSYDEAYDLSMEVTERFGWYNRNAAVNPFQVEGKRTVGHELAEQTREEVPDWLVFSMGDGCTIAGGWKGFREFRDLDLVEEAPRMLGVQAEGASAIHDAFHDHDDADEVADTVADSISVGRPRNTVKACSALEASGGESVLVSDEEILAAESLLGRTEGIYAEPAGATPVAGLRKAREAGIVEEGDSVVVVVTGNGLKDTKSAMRAGGTVDAIDPAIDDVVERYPDEV; the protein is encoded by the coding sequence ATGGACCACGTCGAAACGCTGGAGTGTACCCTCTGTGGTGCGGAGTACGACCCCGACCAGGTGATCTACACGTGCCCGAACCATCCGGGCGTGAAGGGCATTCTCGACGTCACGTACGACTACGACGCCGTCGTCGACCGGTTCGACGAACCCCTCGACGGCGACATCCGCTCGCAGTGGAAGTACCGGGCGTTCCTCCCGGTCGCGGACGAGTCGGAACCGGTGACGCTCGGCGAGGGGGGAACTCCCCTCCTCGATACGCCCCGGCTCGGGACGGAACTCGGCGTCGACCTCCGCGTGAAGGACGACGGGCGCAACCCGACGGGCGTGTTGAAGGATCGAGCGACCGCGGTCTCGGTGACGAAGGCGCGGGAGTTCGGCCGGGAGGTCGTCACCTGCGCCTCGACCGGGAACGCGGCGGCGTCGCTCGCCGGCTTCGCCGCCCGGGGCGGACTCGACTGCCGGCTCTTCGTCCCCGGCGACGCCCCGGAGGGGAAGCTGGCACAGCCGCTCGTCTACGGCGCGGACGTGCTCGGCGTGAAGGGGAGCTACGACGAGGCGTACGACCTCAGCATGGAGGTGACGGAGCGGTTCGGCTGGTACAACCGCAACGCCGCCGTCAACCCCTTCCAGGTGGAGGGGAAACGCACCGTCGGCCACGAGCTGGCCGAGCAGACCCGCGAAGAGGTCCCCGACTGGCTCGTCTTCTCCATGGGCGACGGCTGTACGATCGCGGGCGGCTGGAAGGGGTTCCGCGAGTTCCGCGACCTCGACCTCGTCGAGGAGGCTCCGAGGATGCTCGGCGTTCAAGCGGAGGGTGCGAGCGCGATCCACGACGCGTTCCACGACCACGACGACGCCGACGAGGTCGCCGACACCGTCGCCGACAGCATCTCCGTCGGCCGGCCGCGGAACACGGTGAAGGCCTGTTCGGCGCTCGAGGCGAGCGGCGGCGAGTCGGTCCTCGTGAGCGACGAGGAGATCCTCGCGGCGGAGTCGCTTCTGGGGCGGACCGAGGGGATCTACGCCGAGCCCGCGGGGGCCACCCCGGTCGCCGGCCTCCGGAAGGCCCGCGAGGCGGGGATCGTCGAGGAGGGCGACTCCGTCGTCGTCGTCGTCACCGGAAACGGACTGAAGGACACGAAGAGTGCGATGCGAGCGGGCGGGACGGTCGACGCCATCGACCCCGCCATCGACGACGTGGTCGAGCGGTATCCCGACGAGGTCTGA
- a CDS encoding N-acyl-D-amino-acid deacylase family protein — protein MTDLLIENARIVDGTGAPWFRGAVTVEDGRIESIHRKSSPDVDPETTVDAEGKVVCPGFIDTHSHSDLELFADPTLAPKIRQGITTEVLGQDGFSMAPMYREGGADQWAKQLGALAGDVDVEWSWGSVADYLDAVEENGVAPNVALLVGHGAVRFDVLGMADRAPTDDELEEMRELVTEALEDGAVGFSTGLIYTPCTYADTHEIRELAARLGPYGRPFVAHVRSEGRWIWEALDEFVDVGAEENVPLHLSHFKVAGPMQHGKADRARKLVETARERGVDLTAEQYPYTAGSTMLSAVLPPWVHAEGPDGTLELLTDETARERIRRDIEEWRVDEWENIGKLTGWENVVIANVETEANEHVEGMDVAAIAAERGVEPVDAICDLLVEEELGVSMTVHMLEESDVRDILSYERVCVGSDGLFGGKPHPRVYGTYPRILGHYVREENLLTVEEAVRKMTSLPARAMGLDRKGVLRPGMDADLVVFDPVTVESRATFENPRRHPRGIDHVLVNGEFVVRDAESTGNLPGRSVRK, from the coding sequence ATGACGGACCTGCTCATCGAGAACGCTCGGATCGTCGACGGAACGGGCGCACCGTGGTTCCGCGGTGCCGTGACCGTCGAGGACGGTCGGATCGAGTCGATACACCGCAAGTCATCTCCTGACGTCGATCCGGAAACGACCGTCGACGCGGAGGGAAAGGTGGTGTGTCCGGGATTCATCGATACGCACTCGCATTCGGATCTGGAACTGTTCGCGGATCCCACGCTCGCGCCCAAGATCCGACAGGGGATCACCACCGAGGTACTGGGTCAGGACGGCTTCTCCATGGCTCCGATGTACCGCGAGGGCGGTGCCGACCAGTGGGCGAAACAGCTCGGCGCGCTCGCCGGCGACGTCGACGTCGAGTGGAGCTGGGGAAGCGTCGCCGACTATCTCGACGCCGTCGAGGAGAACGGCGTCGCGCCCAACGTGGCGCTCCTCGTGGGGCACGGAGCCGTTCGGTTCGACGTGCTCGGAATGGCCGACCGCGCTCCCACCGACGACGAACTCGAGGAGATGAGAGAACTGGTCACCGAGGCGTTAGAGGACGGGGCGGTCGGCTTCTCGACGGGGCTGATATACACGCCGTGTACCTACGCGGACACACACGAGATACGGGAACTGGCCGCCCGTCTCGGACCGTACGGGCGGCCGTTCGTCGCACACGTCCGGAGCGAAGGGCGGTGGATCTGGGAGGCGCTCGACGAGTTCGTCGACGTCGGCGCAGAGGAGAACGTCCCGCTTCACCTCTCTCACTTCAAGGTCGCCGGTCCGATGCAACACGGAAAGGCCGACCGTGCGAGGAAACTCGTCGAGACCGCCCGTGAACGGGGAGTCGACCTCACGGCCGAACAGTACCCCTACACGGCCGGCAGCACGATGCTCTCGGCCGTTCTCCCGCCGTGGGTTCACGCGGAGGGACCGGACGGAACGCTCGAACTCCTGACCGACGAGACGGCCAGGGAACGCATCCGTCGTGACATCGAGGAGTGGCGCGTCGACGAGTGGGAGAACATCGGCAAGCTCACCGGCTGGGAGAACGTCGTCATCGCGAACGTCGAGACGGAGGCGAACGAACACGTCGAGGGGATGGACGTGGCCGCGATCGCCGCGGAGCGCGGCGTAGAGCCGGTCGACGCGATCTGCGATCTCCTCGTCGAGGAGGAGCTCGGCGTCAGCATGACGGTCCACATGCTCGAGGAATCGGACGTTCGAGACATCCTCTCGTACGAGCGGGTCTGTGTCGGGTCCGACGGACTGTTCGGCGGCAAACCGCACCCTCGCGTCTACGGCACGTACCCACGGATCCTGGGACACTACGTCCGTGAGGAGAACCTTCTGACCGTCGAGGAGGCGGTGCGAAAAATGACGTCGCTTCCGGCGCGTGCGATGGGACTCGACCGGAAGGGCGTCCTCCGGCCGGGGATGGACGCCGACCTGGTCGTGTTCGATCCGGTCACCGTGGAGAGTCGGGCGACGTTCGAGAACCCGCGACGGCATCCGAGGGGGATCGACCACGTGCTCGTGAACGGCGAGTTCGTGGTTCGTGACGCCGAATCCACCGGGAACTTGCCCGGTCGATCCGTCCGAAAGTAG
- a CDS encoding helix-turn-helix domain-containing protein: MGEALNRSSTPIPRTSQLALRIWHPDCWTLQTTAAVDAGLIAHGVYEYDDIVSARLTAHADTTDRIDDLVAEIKESPLTERAKVINEYFNPGLQTNPAGNATQELLVEYEPENSIHDAFVSRGFVPEEEIRMNDGYEYWTVIVRASRNTIQERLDEIRQEMDAEIRIEGMKSAQTTTAQCQQTDQLSERQREIFELAQEEGYYMWPRETSATDLADEVDISKTTFLEHLRKAEAKILGKID; the protein is encoded by the coding sequence ATGGGAGAAGCCCTCAATAGATCATCAACTCCGATCCCCCGGACGTCGCAACTCGCGCTACGCATCTGGCATCCGGACTGTTGGACGCTACAAACGACCGCGGCCGTCGACGCCGGGCTCATCGCACACGGGGTCTACGAGTACGACGACATCGTGAGCGCGCGACTGACGGCCCACGCGGACACCACCGACCGGATCGACGACCTCGTGGCGGAGATCAAGGAATCGCCCTTGACCGAACGGGCCAAAGTGATCAACGAGTACTTCAATCCCGGATTACAGACGAACCCGGCCGGAAACGCCACACAGGAGCTCCTCGTCGAATACGAGCCGGAGAACAGCATTCACGACGCCTTCGTCTCGCGCGGTTTCGTTCCCGAGGAGGAGATCCGGATGAACGACGGCTACGAGTACTGGACCGTCATCGTCCGCGCGTCCCGGAACACGATCCAGGAGCGGCTGGACGAGATCCGCCAGGAGATGGACGCCGAGATCCGGATCGAGGGAATGAAATCGGCCCAGACGACCACCGCTCAGTGCCAGCAAACCGACCAGTTGTCGGAACGACAGCGGGAGATCTTCGAGCTCGCACAGGAGGAGGGGTACTACATGTGGCCCCGCGAGACCTCCGCCACCGACCTCGCGGACGAGGTCGACATCTCGAAGACGACCTTCCTCGAACACCTCCGTAAAGCGGAGGCCAAGATCCTCGGCAAGATCGACTAG
- a CDS encoding alanine racemase: protein MPTPTTAEMRPAIGTPKGEIETPALLVDLDTMESNVRDYVSFAEANDVRLRSHVKTHKNAELAKRQSEYGGESGIVCQTLSEVEVMARNGIDDIYLSYMVVGPRKLERLVRLSEKLDRFATTVDGPGNIDPLQEAAADRDEDVDVILEIDVGLHRTGVTPGESTLETARFVREQPNLNLRGLLAYEAHVKSEAETRSEYETYCTEAMDRVQETVDLLESDGIAVPEVKVGGTATSKYSGQHPVVTEINPGMYPFMDVGELEHRPFEVDRDDCAATVVSTVISAPSEDRAVVDAGSKTLSMDTSQLPVPRYRDDVEYVNASEEHGWLDTTDKDGSLAVGDRIEFIVPHVCTTVNLHDTIVGVREDRVEELWPVQARGKVK, encoded by the coding sequence ATGCCAACCCCGACGACCGCGGAGATGCGACCGGCGATAGGTACGCCGAAAGGCGAGATCGAGACGCCGGCACTGTTGGTCGATCTCGACACGATGGAGTCGAACGTCCGAGACTACGTCTCGTTCGCGGAAGCGAACGACGTCCGGCTCCGTTCGCACGTCAAGACGCACAAAAACGCCGAACTCGCCAAACGACAGAGCGAGTACGGCGGTGAAAGCGGGATCGTCTGTCAGACCCTCAGCGAGGTCGAGGTCATGGCGAGGAACGGCATCGACGACATCTATCTCTCGTATATGGTCGTCGGCCCACGAAAGCTTGAGCGGCTCGTACGGTTGTCGGAGAAGCTCGATCGGTTCGCCACGACCGTCGACGGACCGGGGAACATCGATCCGCTTCAGGAAGCCGCGGCGGACCGGGACGAAGACGTCGACGTGATCCTGGAGATCGACGTCGGATTACACCGCACGGGAGTCACGCCGGGCGAATCCACGCTGGAGACGGCACGGTTCGTTCGCGAGCAGCCGAACCTGAACCTCCGAGGGCTGCTCGCCTACGAGGCCCACGTCAAGTCCGAAGCCGAGACGCGATCGGAGTACGAGACGTACTGTACGGAGGCCATGGATCGCGTACAGGAGACGGTCGACCTGCTGGAATCCGACGGGATCGCCGTCCCGGAAGTCAAGGTGGGCGGGACCGCGACCTCGAAATACAGCGGGCAACACCCGGTCGTCACCGAGATCAACCCGGGGATGTACCCGTTCATGGACGTGGGCGAGCTCGAGCACCGACCGTTCGAGGTCGACCGGGACGACTGCGCGGCGACCGTCGTCTCGACGGTGATCTCCGCGCCGAGCGAGGACCGCGCGGTCGTCGACGCCGGGAGCAAGACGCTCTCGATGGACACGTCGCAACTGCCCGTGCCCAGATACCGTGACGACGTCGAGTACGTGAACGCGTCCGAGGAGCACGGCTGGCTCGACACTACTGACAAAGACGGGTCACTCGCGGTCGGGGACCGCATCGAGTTCATCGTTCCCCACGTCTGTACGACCGTCAATCTCCACGATACGATCGTCGGCGTACGGGAGGATCGTGTCGAGGAGCTCTGGCCAGTTCAAGCACGTGGGAAAGTGAAATAG
- a CDS encoding Zn-dependent hydrolase — MPRTISGERFRDRFDRFNEIGATERGGVNRPTLSEENARARDTLVEWFEDAGLEVRVDEMGNLFGRRAGRNDDLPPVMVGSHVDSQYNGGRYDGVIGVLGGLEIVETLNDAGVETERPIEVVSWTNEEGVRFQPDMLGSGVFAGKFDLEFAHSLEDKEGNVFGEELERIGYRGDEPCEPRDLHCYLELHVEQGPKLEDAGLAVGVVEGVYGFVWFDAAFTGSADHAGPTPMHLRNDALVATSDVIESVRRIAGTGGDDLVGTVGSLDVDPNSINVIPERVEFTVDFRSYDDAVVDRAADRVREEIDHAAAREGIEAEHEVIMRIESQSFDDDVVEAVADAASALDADATRLVSGAGHDASYLNRVCPTGMVFVPSVGGVSHTEDEFTEWDDVVTGVNVLLNAAVEKANERSDGE, encoded by the coding sequence ATGCCACGAACGATATCGGGAGAACGGTTCAGAGACCGGTTCGATCGCTTCAACGAGATCGGGGCGACGGAGCGGGGCGGCGTGAACCGGCCGACGCTCTCCGAGGAGAACGCGCGAGCGCGGGACACGCTGGTCGAGTGGTTCGAGGACGCCGGGCTCGAGGTCCGCGTCGATGAGATGGGGAACCTCTTCGGACGACGTGCGGGTCGGAACGACGACCTTCCGCCGGTGATGGTCGGATCCCACGTCGACAGCCAGTACAACGGCGGTCGGTACGACGGCGTCATCGGCGTGCTCGGCGGCCTCGAGATCGTCGAGACGCTGAACGACGCCGGCGTCGAGACGGAACGGCCGATCGAGGTGGTCTCCTGGACCAACGAGGAGGGCGTCCGGTTCCAGCCGGACATGCTGGGAAGCGGCGTGTTCGCGGGGAAGTTCGACCTCGAGTTCGCGCACTCCCTCGAGGACAAGGAGGGGAACGTGTTCGGCGAGGAACTCGAGCGGATCGGCTACCGCGGCGACGAGCCGTGTGAGCCCCGCGACCTCCACTGTTATCTCGAGCTCCACGTCGAGCAGGGGCCGAAACTCGAGGACGCCGGGCTTGCCGTCGGCGTCGTCGAGGGCGTCTACGGCTTCGTCTGGTTCGACGCCGCGTTCACGGGCAGCGCGGACCACGCCGGACCGACGCCGATGCACCTCCGGAACGACGCGCTGGTCGCGACGAGCGACGTGATCGAGTCGGTCCGACGCATCGCCGGGACGGGCGGCGACGACCTCGTGGGGACGGTCGGGTCGCTCGACGTCGACCCCAACTCGATCAACGTCATCCCGGAGCGCGTGGAGTTCACGGTCGACTTCCGCTCCTACGACGACGCCGTCGTCGACAGAGCGGCCGACCGGGTTCGCGAGGAGATCGACCACGCCGCCGCACGCGAGGGGATCGAGGCCGAACACGAGGTGATCATGCGGATCGAATCCCAGTCGTTCGACGACGACGTGGTCGAAGCGGTCGCCGACGCGGCGTCCGCGCTCGACGCCGACGCCACCCGACTCGTCAGCGGGGCGGGCCACGACGCGAGCTATCTCAACCGCGTCTGTCCGACCGGGATGGTGTTCGTCCCCAGCGTCGGCGGCGTCAGCCACACCGAAGACGAGTTCACCGAGTGGGACGACGTCGTCACCGGCGTGAACGTCCTCCTGAACGCGGCCGTCGAGAAGGCGAACGAACGGTCCGACGGCGAGTGA
- a CDS encoding M81 family metallopeptidase produces the protein MSNETVLIGGFAHETNTFASGRTGRSLFQERREYFGEEIPERMGGTNTCEGGAMEVAEKEGVDLRYTVSASATPSGVVASDAYDFYTQQILDGVEEHADELDGVCLCLHGAMVPEGMDDGEGPLVAAVRERVGPDVPIAVTLDLHGNNTDQLVDEADVLVAYEEYPHTDMGDTGRRAMRYLTRTMRGEIEPTMAIERPPVLPFGPKQNTREGPMAEVMGLAREYEERDGVVKVNVFPGFHQADVPSMGFSIPVVTDDDPDLAREISRELAAHVWERREDFVGNYPEPDEAVAEARRLLDGLDANAGPVVMADVGDNPGGGGAADGTTVLREMIDQGLTNAGFAVIRDPEVVDACVEAGVGERVTVDLGGKTDDKHGDPIAGLDGYVKAITDGEFRNTGPMGTGSENHLGTGIHLQCGRDDGVSVIVTENRMQPLDAEIWRHVGIQPERLDVLTVKSTNHFRADYEPMSSEVIPINSIGLVAMDPRKFEFDRIRRPQFPLDEMDDGMYPDWD, from the coding sequence ATGTCAAACGAGACAGTTTTGATCGGGGGTTTCGCTCACGAGACGAACACGTTCGCGAGCGGGCGAACCGGTCGGTCGTTGTTCCAGGAGCGTCGGGAGTACTTCGGAGAGGAGATCCCCGAACGGATGGGAGGAACCAACACCTGTGAGGGGGGCGCGATGGAGGTCGCGGAGAAGGAAGGGGTCGATCTCCGGTACACCGTGTCCGCGTCGGCGACGCCCAGCGGCGTCGTCGCGTCGGACGCCTACGACTTCTACACACAGCAGATCCTGGACGGCGTCGAGGAACACGCCGACGAGCTGGACGGGGTCTGTCTCTGTCTCCACGGTGCGATGGTTCCGGAAGGGATGGACGACGGCGAGGGACCGCTGGTGGCCGCGGTCCGCGAACGGGTCGGTCCGGACGTCCCGATCGCCGTGACTCTCGATCTCCACGGCAACAACACCGACCAGCTCGTGGACGAGGCGGACGTTCTGGTCGCCTACGAGGAGTATCCGCACACGGACATGGGCGACACCGGCCGCCGTGCGATGCGATACCTCACCCGAACGATGCGTGGCGAGATCGAGCCGACGATGGCCATCGAACGCCCGCCGGTTCTGCCCTTCGGTCCCAAACAGAACACGCGTGAAGGACCGATGGCCGAGGTGATGGGGCTCGCCCGGGAGTACGAGGAACGAGACGGAGTGGTAAAGGTAAACGTGTTCCCAGGGTTCCATCAAGCCGACGTCCCGTCGATGGGCTTTTCGATCCCGGTCGTGACCGACGACGATCCCGATCTCGCCCGCGAGATCTCCCGTGAGCTGGCCGCACACGTCTGGGAGCGCCGGGAGGATTTCGTCGGTAACTACCCCGAACCCGACGAGGCGGTCGCGGAGGCGCGCCGACTTCTCGACGGACTCGACGCGAACGCCGGCCCGGTCGTGATGGCCGACGTCGGGGACAATCCCGGCGGCGGCGGGGCCGCGGACGGGACCACCGTCCTCCGAGAGATGATCGATCAGGGGCTGACGAACGCCGGGTTCGCCGTCATCCGTGATCCCGAGGTGGTCGACGCCTGCGTCGAGGCGGGCGTGGGAGAGCGTGTGACCGTCGATCTCGGCGGGAAGACCGACGACAAACACGGCGACCCGATCGCGGGCCTCGACGGCTACGTGAAGGCGATCACCGACGGGGAGTTCCGCAACACCGGACCGATGGGTACGGGAAGCGAGAACCACCTCGGTACGGGGATCCACCTCCAGTGCGGCCGCGACGACGGCGTTTCCGTGATCGTCACCGAGAACCGCATGCAGCCGTTGGACGCCGAGATCTGGCGGCATGTGGGGATCCAACCCGAGCGACTCGACGTGTTGACCGTCAAGAGCACCAACCACTTCCGGGCGGACTACGAGCCGATGTCGAGCGAAGTCATCCCGATCAACAGCATCGGGCTCGTCGCGATGGATCCGCGGAAGTTCGAGTTCGACCGGATCCGCCGGCCACAGTTCCCGCTCGACGAGATGGACGACGGGATGTATCCGGACTGGGACTGA
- a CDS encoding N-acyl-D-amino-acid deacylase family protein: MTENVEFRGATVYDGSGGPAIEANVRVVDGRIDEVSADPIGAERVIDVDGGALSPGFVDMHAHSELRLLDRPEAVEKVTQGVTLEVLGQDGVSVAPVPEGRRGEWARRVRTLLGTHESWEWRTTDGFLDALERAGPAVNCAYYAPHGNLRSLAAGFEDRPLEPAELERVADTLEAAIDGGAFALSTGMIYPPSSYGSDGELEALGERLATRDSFMVSHVWNESDEVVESIDRFVRLCESAGCQPHVSHLKVAGEDNWGASEEVLEVFDAANERGVRVTFDQYPWTAGSTMLTALLPPWARTGETDEIRERLTDPDARDRIRRDIESGDGDWENLAKAAGSWENVLITDTGSGRAEGETVAGIAAERDADPIDAICDLLVEEDLDVTMADFVMDDEDIDRFLSDPRGTICTDGIFGGKPHPRAVGTYPRLLERYVRDREVLPLEDAVYKAAGHPADVLGLPDRGRVFEGYVADLVVFDPDRVRSNATFNDPMRLSDGIEHVLIGGEFVVEDGDPTGNRPGRVLRSVEEWEDPRRPDLSDR; the protein is encoded by the coding sequence ATGACCGAGAACGTCGAGTTCAGAGGGGCGACCGTGTACGACGGGTCGGGAGGTCCGGCGATCGAGGCGAACGTTCGAGTCGTCGACGGCCGGATCGACGAAGTGTCCGCCGACCCGATCGGAGCCGAACGCGTGATCGACGTCGACGGGGGCGCGCTCTCTCCGGGCTTCGTCGACATGCACGCGCACTCCGAGCTTCGCCTGTTGGATCGGCCAGAGGCGGTCGAGAAGGTGACGCAGGGCGTGACGCTGGAGGTGCTCGGACAGGACGGCGTCAGCGTCGCGCCCGTCCCCGAGGGGAGACGCGGCGAGTGGGCTCGCCGCGTCCGAACGCTCCTCGGAACCCACGAGTCGTGGGAGTGGCGGACGACCGACGGGTTCCTCGACGCGCTCGAGCGGGCGGGACCGGCGGTGAACTGCGCGTACTACGCCCCACACGGGAACCTGCGGTCGTTGGCGGCGGGGTTCGAGGACCGGCCGCTCGAACCCGCCGAGCTCGAACGGGTCGCGGACACGCTCGAGGCCGCGATCGACGGCGGCGCGTTCGCGCTCTCGACCGGAATGATCTACCCGCCGAGCTCGTACGGGAGCGACGGGGAACTCGAGGCGCTGGGCGAACGGCTGGCGACCCGCGACTCGTTCATGGTCTCGCACGTCTGGAACGAGAGCGACGAGGTCGTCGAGTCGATCGACAGGTTCGTCCGGCTGTGTGAGTCCGCCGGCTGTCAGCCGCACGTCTCCCACCTCAAGGTCGCCGGCGAGGACAACTGGGGAGCCTCGGAGGAGGTACTCGAGGTCTTCGACGCCGCGAACGAGCGCGGCGTCCGGGTGACGTTCGACCAGTACCCGTGGACGGCCGGGAGCACGATGTTGACGGCGCTCCTCCCGCCGTGGGCGCGAACGGGCGAGACCGACGAGATCCGCGAGCGACTGACCGATCCCGACGCCCGCGACCGGATCCGACGCGACATCGAATCGGGAGACGGCGACTGGGAGAACCTCGCGAAAGCCGCCGGCTCGTGGGAGAACGTCCTCATCACCGACACGGGCAGCGGACGGGCCGAGGGCGAGACCGTCGCCGGGATCGCGGCCGAACGCGACGCGGACCCGATCGACGCGATCTGCGACCTCCTCGTCGAGGAGGACCTCGACGTAACCATGGCGGACTTCGTGATGGACGACGAGGACATCGACCGGTTCCTCTCCGACCCCCGCGGAACGATCTGTACCGACGGGATCTTCGGCGGAAAGCCGCATCCGCGGGCCGTCGGAACGTACCCTCGATTACTGGAGCGGTACGTCCGTGACCGCGAGGTGCTCCCGCTCGAGGACGCGGTGTACAAGGCGGCCGGTCACCCGGCCGACGTGCTCGGGCTTCCGGATCGGGGCCGCGTCTTCGAGGGGTACGTCGCCGATCTGGTCGTGTTCGATCCGGATCGGGTTCGATCGAACGCGACGTTCAACGACCCGATGCGGCTCTCGGACGGGATAGAACACGTCCTGATCGGCGGCGAGTTCGTCGTCGAGGACGGCGATCCGACCGGGAATCGTCCGGGACGGGTGCTCCGGTCGGTCGAGGAGTGGGAGGATCCGCGTCGTCCGGACCTCTCGGATCGATAA
- a CDS encoding N-acyl-D-amino-acid deacylase family protein, with translation MTNDVLLENARIVDGTGAPWFRGAVTVDDGRITDVIRGDVDVAANESVDVEGKVVCPGFIDTHSHSDLELFADPTLAPKLRQGITTEILGQDGFSMAPMYRDGGADQWARHLSGLAGDVDVEWDWGSVADYLDAVEDDGIAPNVATLVGHGTVRFDVLGMTDRAPTDDELEEMSSLVADALEDGAIGFSTGLVYSPQVNASTEETQRLAAELEPYGRPFVAHIRSEGRWIWEALDEFVDIGADENVPLHLSHFKVSGTEQHGKAGRATELVETARERGVDLTAEQYPYTAGNTLLSAVLPPWVHAEGPDHVLDVLRDETARERIRRDIEEWRIDGWENQGARSGWENIVVRNLETETWREYEGESVADIASDRDQNPVFTVCDVLLDEELSPAMILHTVTEPDVRDIMASERVGIATDGLFGAYPHPRTYGTYPRVLGTYVREENHLSLEDAVRKMTSLPARAMGLDRKGVLRPGMDADLVVFDPVTVESRATFENPRRFPSGVPHVMVDGTFVVRDDEVTDARPGTAIKK, from the coding sequence ATGACTAACGACGTGCTTCTCGAGAACGCTCGGATCGTCGACGGAACGGGCGCACCGTGGTTCCGCGGTGCCGTGACCGTCGACGATGGCCGGATAACGGACGTGATCCGGGGTGACGTCGACGTCGCGGCGAACGAGTCCGTCGACGTGGAGGGAAAGGTGGTGTGTCCGGGATTCATCGATACGCACTCGCATTCGGATCTGGAACTGTTCGCGGATCCCACGCTCGCGCCCAAACTCAGACAGGGGATCACCACCGAGATACTGGGCCAGGACGGCTTTTCCATGGCTCCGATGTATCGCGACGGCGGTGCCGACCAGTGGGCACGGCACCTCTCGGGACTCGCCGGCGACGTCGACGTCGAGTGGGACTGGGGAAGCGTCGCCGACTACCTCGACGCCGTCGAGGACGACGGGATCGCACCCAACGTGGCCACGCTCGTGGGGCACGGAACCGTTCGGTTCGACGTGCTCGGAATGACCGATCGTGCCCCCACCGACGACGAACTCGAGGAGATGTCGTCGCTCGTCGCCGACGCGCTGGAGGACGGGGCGATCGGCTTCTCGACCGGACTCGTCTACTCGCCGCAAGTGAACGCATCGACCGAGGAGACACAGCGTCTCGCCGCCGAACTCGAACCGTACGGACGACCGTTCGTCGCACACATCCGGAGCGAGGGACGGTGGATCTGGGAGGCGCTCGACGAGTTCGTCGACATCGGTGCCGACGAGAACGTTCCGCTTCACCTCTCACACTTCAAGGTCTCGGGAACCGAACAACACGGGAAGGCCGGACGGGCGACGGAGCTCGTCGAGACCGCCCGTGAACGGGGAGTCGACCTCACGGCCGAACAGTACCCCTACACGGCCGGTAACACCCTTCTTTCCGCGGTTCTCCCGCCGTGGGTTCACGCGGAAGGCCCCGACCACGTACTCGACGTCCTTCGAGACGAGACGGCCAGAGAGCGGATCCGTCGTGACATCGAGGAGTGGCGCATCGACGGATGGGAAAACCAGGGCGCTCGCTCCGGCTGGGAGAACATCGTCGTCCGCAACCTCGAAACCGAGACGTGGCGCGAGTACGAGGGGGAGTCCGTCGCCGACATCGCCTCGGACCGCGATCAGAACCCCGTCTTCACCGTCTGTGACGTCCTCCTCGACGAGGAGCTGTCACCGGCCATGATCCTCCACACGGTCACCGAGCCCGACGTACGCGACATCATGGCAAGCGAACGGGTCGGCATCGCCACCGACGGGCTGTTCGGCGCGTATCCTCACCCCCGGACGTACGGGACCTATCCCCGCGTTCTGGGGACGTACGTCCGTGAGGAGAATCACCTCTCTCTGGAGGACGCAGTCAGGAAGATGACGTCGCTTCCGGCGCGTGCGATGGGACTCGACCGGAAGGGCGTCCTCCGGCCGGGGATGGACGCCGACCTGGTCGTGTTCGATCCGGTCACCGTGGAGAGTCGGGCGACGTTCGAGAACCCGCGACGCTTCCCATCAGGGGTTCCTCACGTCATGGTCGACGGTACCTTCGTCGTCCGGGATGACGAAGTGACCGATGCGCGACCGGGGACCGCGATCAAAAAATAA